One window from the genome of Lentibacillus daqui encodes:
- a CDS encoding o-succinylbenzoate--CoA ligase: MSETIPHWLTKQANIAPDQTAIERVNGDTITFRQLKEQSQRFAKQLAHAGVKRGSHVAILSNNNTKMVVALHALSYLGAVSVMLNTRLTADELAFQLDDAAVTLVLTSLEYLAETKQKAFSVPTKTFAEIDELPEATVNLATELDLDDTFTIIYTSGTTGFPKGVMHTYGNHWWSAIGSVLNLGLQENDKWLCTLPIFHVSGLSIFIKSVIYGMPVYFMDKFNESIVHDAIMNRGVTAVSVVTVMLQRLVKMLEGERYPDSFRCMLLGGGPAPKPLLEKAKASSVPVFQSYGMTETSSQIVTLSPPDALKKIGSAGKPLVPAQLQIDHPDDNPVGEIYVKGPMVTHGYFNNEAATEQKIRNGWLATGDLGYLDEDGFLYVVDRRNDLIISGGENVYPSEVESVLSGMEQVAEIGVVGKRDDKWGQVPVAFVVREGHITEAEIMDYAAQHLAKYKHPKAIYFVDSLPRNASNKLVRGELKKLLE; the protein is encoded by the coding sequence ATGAGTGAAACAATCCCACATTGGTTAACAAAACAAGCTAATATTGCACCAGATCAAACAGCTATCGAACGAGTAAATGGGGATACAATAACTTTTCGACAATTGAAAGAACAAAGTCAACGTTTTGCCAAGCAACTGGCACATGCCGGGGTTAAACGGGGATCACATGTAGCAATTTTATCAAACAATAATACCAAAATGGTTGTTGCACTCCACGCATTAAGTTATCTCGGCGCTGTTTCCGTTATGCTTAATACCCGTCTAACTGCAGATGAATTAGCATTTCAATTGGATGATGCCGCGGTAACGCTTGTATTAACAAGTCTTGAGTATTTAGCTGAAACAAAACAGAAAGCATTTTCCGTACCAACAAAAACATTTGCGGAAATTGATGAACTACCGGAGGCCACTGTTAACCTTGCAACGGAGCTTGATTTAGATGATACATTTACGATCATTTACACATCAGGTACAACCGGCTTCCCCAAAGGTGTCATGCATACATATGGGAACCACTGGTGGAGTGCCATTGGTTCGGTTTTAAACTTGGGGTTGCAGGAAAATGATAAATGGCTTTGTACATTACCCATATTTCATGTGAGTGGGCTGTCTATCTTTATAAAAAGTGTGATCTATGGAATGCCTGTCTACTTTATGGATAAATTTAATGAAAGTATTGTCCATGATGCGATCATGAACCGAGGGGTAACTGCTGTTTCGGTTGTTACGGTTATGTTGCAACGTCTGGTAAAGATGCTGGAAGGGGAAAGGTATCCTGATTCATTTCGCTGTATGCTGCTTGGTGGCGGACCAGCTCCAAAACCACTGTTAGAAAAAGCAAAAGCTTCCTCTGTGCCGGTGTTTCAATCGTACGGTATGACAGAAACTTCATCACAAATTGTGACCTTAAGTCCTCCTGATGCATTGAAGAAGATTGGCTCAGCTGGAAAGCCATTAGTTCCTGCGCAATTACAGATTGATCATCCGGATGACAATCCTGTTGGTGAAATTTATGTCAAAGGTCCAATGGTCACCCATGGGTATTTTAACAATGAAGCCGCAACCGAACAGAAGATACGTAATGGCTGGCTTGCGACCGGAGATCTTGGCTATTTGGATGAAGATGGGTTCTTATATGTAGTGGACCGAAGAAATGATTTAATTATTTCCGGTGGTGAGAATGTTTATCCTTCCGAAGTTGAGAGTGTTCTGTCTGGTATGGAACAAGTGGCCGAAATTGGTGTCGTGGGAAAACGGGATGACAAATGGGGGCAAGTACCTGTCGCGTTTGTGGTTAGAGAAGGACATATTACAGAAGCTGAGATTATGGATTATGCGGCACAGCATCTGGCGAAATATAAGCATCCTAAGGCAATTTATTTTGTGGATTCCTTGCCAAGAAATGCATCCAACAAACTCGTCCGCGGTGAATTGAAAAAGTTGCTGGAGTAA
- a CDS encoding hydrolase, with protein sequence MEKKKYFVNMGSQEISSVKYGNNEELVIYATEDEARELRGKMEGMNDADIGAFWRAHVPIMPYHHDQANDDYDSGITEALKMIYDLGNEETKRHITDMGVLGDRPL encoded by the coding sequence ATGGAAAAGAAAAAGTATTTTGTAAATATGGGCAGTCAAGAAATTTCATCAGTTAAATATGGTAACAATGAGGAATTGGTCATTTATGCCACGGAGGATGAAGCCAGGGAATTACGGGGGAAAATGGAAGGGATGAATGATGCGGATATAGGTGCGTTTTGGCGGGCGCACGTACCAATAATGCCTTATCATCACGATCAAGCCAATGATGATTATGATAGCGGAATAACGGAAGCATTAAAAATGATCTATGACCTTGGTAATGAGGAGACAAAGCGGCATATAACAGATATGGGGGTTTTAGGCGACAGACCTTTATAG